The following are encoded in a window of Solibacillus sp. FSL R7-0668 genomic DNA:
- a CDS encoding DNA translocase FtsK, which yields MSWIKNQLNKLFKLDENEDYEDYVEDTEQPAQQTNQRQQDFYEEAQQPQPKKTFRFPLIDDEYETQSQKQTVESQSTSYYDEDRAQLSLPNHLQRKPTNEVLDVEVSGIRDLLERRRKGKGHSDVIRTPEPIRKVPVTKEERRMLTKNPQREDTNINKEFVNPLANRKRFVPTEVPSPVHGFLKPTPIEQLIEKQQDLQQGLKQQQPLDVQVQQEIAASEATENTPIQPLPQMEPTEQDMRKTVSPDEDLIAPIEPTLVPIEPVEPVKPMIETDFVEEAADPILFEEEPATTESEIACIESQPEVAEPPIISLDEDQQASQEPSVGEVLNDVQVKHVTIENSTIHIGQLNVEQLPQQEQDKIIEQAQQVDSQPVQQEPTGSRLPFNVLMLKSDKQKLRAKQFVAQQREQFGLVPEVTEIKEPIQAANVEEDTPTTNETIAGEPIDAKMEEILVDETIESTKPMDSNPIFEKNMEEAPPPVIEEAIQAANEEAQEQLIELEKQPEIEAEAPVTIQTFNQSAEASTEIAQQPKASAIGLLERENNIVDFEGNEQQEIAENEIQLHTTVDMPEVEAEQEPAIVVDEEPPAEHSQLDFMENKPVPVLEIASELAVEPTHKAQPILEETVEEPAVEEPIKKRIPYVKPPLDYLVPPEEMSEDREWMDEQGENLVEALSYFQIQANIESIVQGPAVTQFEITVGQGTKVSKVRNLADDIKLALAAKDIRIDAPIPGKRTIGIEIPNRISRSVRLSEVTDSDSFRNSESPLEAALGLDLTGKPVTIDLRKMPHGLIAGATGSGKSVCINSILVSLLYKANPNELKLMLIDPKMVELAPFNHIPHLVSPVITDVKAATAALKWAVEEMERRYQLFMHSGARKIEAYNKMCDENGMYAQKLPYLLIVIDELADLMMMSPQDVEDSIVRITQKARAAGIHLIVATQRPSVDVITGLIKSNIPTRIAFSVSSQIDSRTILDAQGAERLLGRGDMLYLGNGMSAPNRIQGTFVTDDEIEEIIEFVREQGEPEYIFKQEELLKRSESVEEQDELFEEVCRFVYEQGSASTSLLQRRYHIGYNRAARLIDMLERQGYVSEPKGSKPRDVFITEEEIASQFGD from the coding sequence ATGAGTTGGATTAAAAATCAATTAAATAAATTATTCAAACTAGATGAAAATGAAGATTATGAGGATTACGTTGAGGACACCGAGCAACCAGCCCAACAAACGAATCAACGACAGCAAGATTTTTATGAAGAGGCGCAGCAACCGCAACCGAAAAAGACATTTCGTTTTCCTTTAATTGACGATGAATATGAAACACAATCACAGAAGCAAACGGTCGAGTCACAATCGACAAGCTACTACGATGAGGATCGTGCCCAATTGTCACTGCCAAACCATTTGCAAAGGAAACCGACAAATGAAGTATTGGATGTTGAAGTTTCTGGCATTCGTGATTTATTGGAGCGTCGCCGTAAAGGGAAGGGGCATTCCGATGTCATTCGTACACCAGAGCCAATACGCAAAGTTCCGGTGACGAAGGAAGAACGTCGAATGTTAACGAAAAATCCTCAACGTGAAGATACAAATATTAACAAGGAATTCGTCAATCCATTAGCGAATCGGAAACGCTTTGTTCCAACAGAAGTACCTTCGCCAGTGCACGGATTTTTAAAACCAACACCAATTGAACAGTTAATTGAAAAGCAGCAGGATTTACAGCAAGGCTTGAAACAACAGCAGCCTCTCGATGTACAAGTTCAACAAGAGATTGCTGCATCAGAAGCTACGGAAAATACGCCAATACAGCCCCTTCCTCAAATGGAGCCAACTGAACAAGACATGCGTAAAACGGTAAGCCCTGATGAGGATCTGATTGCGCCAATCGAACCGACACTAGTACCGATTGAACCGGTTGAACCTGTCAAACCAATGATAGAAACTGATTTTGTTGAAGAAGCGGCCGACCCGATTTTGTTTGAGGAGGAACCAGCCACAACAGAAAGTGAAATCGCATGTATCGAGTCACAGCCCGAAGTAGCTGAACCGCCAATAATCTCACTAGATGAGGATCAACAAGCATCACAAGAGCCTTCTGTAGGTGAGGTTTTAAATGATGTGCAGGTGAAGCATGTCACAATTGAAAACTCTACGATTCATATTGGACAGCTAAATGTAGAGCAATTACCTCAACAAGAGCAAGACAAAATTATCGAGCAAGCACAGCAAGTGGATTCACAGCCCGTGCAACAGGAGCCTACGGGAAGTCGTCTACCGTTTAATGTGCTCATGTTAAAGTCAGATAAACAAAAGCTACGAGCAAAGCAATTCGTTGCACAGCAAAGGGAGCAATTTGGCTTAGTACCGGAAGTCACTGAAATAAAAGAACCAATACAAGCAGCAAATGTTGAAGAAGATACACCAACAACGAATGAAACAATAGCTGGTGAGCCAATCGATGCCAAGATGGAAGAAATACTTGTTGATGAGACAATCGAAAGTACAAAGCCAATGGATTCCAATCCGATTTTTGAAAAAAATATGGAGGAAGCACCACCACCTGTTATTGAAGAAGCGATTCAAGCAGCAAACGAAGAGGCGCAAGAACAACTAATCGAGCTTGAAAAACAGCCTGAAATTGAAGCAGAAGCACCAGTAACCATTCAAACCTTTAATCAATCAGCAGAAGCGTCAACCGAGATTGCCCAGCAACCAAAAGCGTCTGCGATTGGACTTTTAGAGCGTGAAAATAACATAGTCGATTTCGAGGGAAATGAACAGCAGGAAATAGCAGAGAATGAAATACAACTACATACAACTGTAGACATGCCTGAAGTTGAAGCTGAACAGGAACCAGCTATCGTAGTAGACGAGGAGCCTCCAGCCGAACACTCACAATTGGACTTCATGGAAAATAAGCCAGTACCTGTTTTAGAAATTGCTTCAGAGCTAGCTGTTGAACCGACTCATAAAGCACAACCAATACTTGAAGAAACTGTGGAAGAACCAGCAGTGGAAGAGCCGATAAAAAAACGTATACCCTATGTGAAGCCACCATTAGATTATTTAGTGCCACCTGAGGAAATGAGTGAAGATCGTGAGTGGATGGACGAGCAAGGTGAAAATTTAGTGGAAGCCTTGTCGTATTTCCAAATCCAAGCGAATATTGAATCCATCGTACAGGGACCAGCCGTTACACAATTTGAAATTACAGTGGGGCAAGGTACAAAGGTAAGTAAAGTTCGTAATCTAGCGGACGATATAAAATTAGCCCTAGCTGCTAAAGATATCCGTATTGATGCACCAATACCAGGAAAACGCACAATCGGTATTGAAATTCCAAATCGTATTTCTCGTTCAGTAAGATTATCAGAAGTGACGGATTCTGACTCCTTCCGCAACTCAGAGTCGCCATTAGAGGCGGCGTTGGGATTAGATTTAACCGGGAAGCCTGTTACGATTGATTTACGAAAAATGCCACATGGATTAATTGCGGGGGCTACAGGTTCGGGGAAATCGGTTTGCATTAACTCGATTTTAGTGAGCTTACTTTACAAAGCGAATCCAAATGAATTAAAGCTTATGCTAATTGATCCGAAAATGGTAGAATTAGCACCGTTTAATCATATTCCACATCTTGTAAGTCCAGTGATTACCGATGTGAAAGCCGCAACCGCAGCATTGAAGTGGGCAGTGGAAGAAATGGAAAGACGTTATCAGTTATTTATGCATAGCGGTGCACGTAAAATTGAAGCATACAATAAAATGTGTGATGAAAATGGCATGTACGCGCAAAAGTTACCATACTTATTAATAGTAATTGATGAGTTAGCAGATTTAATGATGATGTCACCACAAGACGTAGAGGATAGCATTGTCCGTATTACGCAAAAAGCACGTGCAGCAGGTATCCATTTAATCGTCGCAACCCAACGTCCATCAGTGGATGTCATTACCGGTTTAATTAAGTCCAACATTCCAACACGTATTGCATTCTCGGTCTCATCACAAATTGATTCGCGAACGATTCTAGATGCACAAGGAGCTGAGCGCTTACTTGGGCGTGGAGATATGCTCTATTTAGGCAATGGCATGTCGGCACCAAATCGTATTCAAGGCACCTTTGTAACGGATGATGAAATTGAAGAAATTATTGAATTTGTTCGAGAGCAAGGTGAGCCAGAGTATATTTTCAAACAAGAGGAGCTATTAAAACGTTCTGAATCGGTAGAAGAGCAAGATGAGCTGTTTGAAGAGGTGTGCCGCTTTGTGTATGAACAAGGGTCAGCCTCAACGTCGCTATTGCAGCGTAGATACCATATTGGCTATAATCGCGCGGCAAGATTAATCGACATGTTAGAGCGTCAAGGGTACGTTTCCGAGCCAAAGGGAAGTAAACCGAGAGATGTCTTTATTACAGAAGAGGAAATCGCCTCGCAGTTTGGTGACTAA
- the ytpR gene encoding YtpR family tRNA-binding protein: protein MKVAYNKAHVGDVLLVQLAMESIVKTQMERVKDIAILKEEATGEVKAFNLFNASKYMEIDTAGNVEVTPELVEKLEAAIQENGAEISLDVDFTPKFVVGYVESKEKHPNADKLSVCKVNIGDETLQIVCGAPNVDAGQKVVVAKVGAVMPSGLLIKEGNLRGEDSFGMLCSARELAIPGAPEVKGILVLEETAEVGSAFTIPTR from the coding sequence ATGAAAGTAGCTTATAACAAAGCCCATGTAGGGGACGTATTATTAGTTCAACTAGCAATGGAGTCAATCGTAAAAACACAAATGGAGCGCGTGAAGGATATCGCGATTTTAAAAGAAGAAGCAACAGGTGAAGTAAAGGCCTTCAATTTATTCAATGCCAGCAAATATATGGAAATTGATACGGCAGGTAATGTAGAAGTAACACCTGAATTAGTCGAAAAATTAGAGGCAGCCATTCAAGAAAACGGCGCTGAAATTTCATTAGATGTCGATTTCACACCTAAATTTGTTGTAGGTTATGTGGAGTCTAAAGAAAAACATCCAAATGCTGATAAATTAAGCGTTTGTAAAGTAAATATTGGGGACGAAACTTTACAAATTGTATGTGGCGCACCAAATGTAGACGCTGGACAAAAGGTAGTTGTCGCAAAGGTTGGCGCAGTGATGCCATCAGGTTTATTAATTAAAGAAGGTAACTTACGCGGTGAAGATTCATTTGGTATGCTTTGTTCAGCACGTGAGCTTGCAATTCCGGGCGCACCAGAAGTAAAAGGAATTTTAGTATTAGAAGAAACAGCTGAAGTGGGTAGCGCATTTACAATTCCAACTCGATAA
- a CDS encoding DUF1444 domain-containing protein, producing the protein MESKQLVAELKKRLGEAHYTFTLDEKQDKLRLEHQVIGRGMDISLAEILAKYETRKQLAIDEVVYTIEQTFEAMMQEQQQGFTDLAAVYPVIRSTSFPQKSNEGHAFIIADHTAETRIFYALDLGTTYRLIDESMLPKLNVTAEQVREMARFSVKKLPTSFKRDEVSGNVYYFLNHNDGYDASRILNDGFLKEMAGQIEGEMTVSVPHQDVLIIGDIRNEVGYDVLAQMTMHFFTVGAVPITSLSFVYEEGHLEPIFILAKNKKKE; encoded by the coding sequence ATGGAATCGAAACAATTAGTTGCGGAGCTGAAAAAACGATTAGGTGAAGCACACTATACATTTACACTCGATGAAAAACAAGATAAATTACGTCTCGAGCACCAAGTAATTGGGCGGGGCATGGATATTTCATTAGCAGAAATTTTAGCAAAATATGAAACAAGAAAACAATTAGCAATCGATGAAGTCGTTTATACGATTGAGCAAACATTTGAGGCAATGATGCAGGAGCAACAGCAGGGCTTTACAGACTTAGCGGCAGTGTATCCAGTCATTCGTTCGACATCCTTTCCTCAAAAATCAAATGAGGGACATGCATTTATCATAGCGGATCATACAGCAGAAACACGTATTTTTTATGCGCTTGATTTAGGCACAACGTATCGCTTAATCGACGAATCAATGTTACCCAAATTAAACGTAACAGCAGAGCAAGTACGTGAGATGGCACGTTTTTCTGTCAAAAAATTGCCGACTTCTTTCAAACGGGATGAAGTTTCGGGCAATGTCTATTATTTTTTAAATCATAATGATGGTTATGATGCAAGTCGAATTTTAAATGACGGCTTCTTAAAAGAGATGGCTGGTCAAATTGAAGGAGAAATGACGGTGTCTGTGCCACACCAAGACGTACTAATTATTGGTGATATTCGTAATGAAGTAGGTTATGATGTATTAGCACAGATGACGATGCACTTCTTTACAGTAGGGGCGGTTCCGATTACGAGCCTTTCCTTTGTTTATGAAGAGGGTCATCTTGAACCGATATTTATTTTAGCGAAAAACAAGAAGAAGGAGTAA
- a CDS encoding DUF84 family protein, with protein MKIAVGTENKAKVGAVQAIVSQYFPDAQLENLEVASDVSVQPFSNEETRRGAINRARNTLLKTNADLAFGLEGGVDEIDGVMYCCNWGAVAMKDGTVISSSGAQFALPEVIAQELRIGKELGPVMDVYTNIENIRHHQGAIGIFTNDLINRKHMFEHIVTLLVGQVLFKLKQQS; from the coding sequence ATGAAAATTGCAGTAGGAACAGAAAATAAAGCAAAGGTTGGCGCGGTACAAGCAATCGTGTCGCAATATTTTCCGGATGCCCAGCTTGAAAATTTAGAAGTTGCCTCAGATGTATCGGTGCAGCCCTTTTCAAATGAAGAAACACGCCGTGGAGCAATTAATCGTGCGCGTAATACATTATTGAAAACGAATGCGGATTTAGCATTTGGTTTAGAAGGTGGCGTAGATGAAATCGACGGGGTCATGTATTGCTGTAATTGGGGTGCCGTGGCGATGAAGGATGGTACGGTGATTTCAAGTTCAGGAGCACAATTTGCCTTGCCAGAAGTAATTGCACAGGAGCTTCGTATAGGGAAGGAACTTGGTCCTGTTATGGACGTCTATACAAATATCGAAAATATTCGCCATCATCAAGGGGCTATCGGAATTTTTACCAATGATTTAATTAATCGCAAGCACATGTTTGAACATATTGTTACATTACTCGTAGGGCAGGTTTTATTTAAGCTAAAACAACAATCTTAA
- a CDS encoding M42 family metallopeptidase: MNQDTLDLFKTLTELPGAPGNERAVRNFMRTELEKYSDEMIQDHLGGIFGVRKAQDENAPKILVAGHMDEVAFMVTSITDNGMIRFQTLGGWWNQVMLAQRVTVYAKEREIPGVIASIPPHLLTDAERAKPMDIKNMLIDIGADSKEDAMNLGVRPGQSIIPVCPFTPMANPKKIMAKAWDNRYGCGLAIELLKELHGKEVASHIYSGANVMEEVGLRGAAVSANMIQPDLFFALDASPANDTSGDKTQFGQLGNGPLLRIFDRSMVTHRGMREFVLDTAESNNIPYQYFVSPGGTDAGRVHTQNDGIPSAVIGICSRYIHTSASIIHVDDYAAAKELLVKLIQTADRSTIESIRANV; this comes from the coding sequence ATGAATCAAGATACATTGGATTTATTTAAAACATTAACTGAATTACCGGGTGCGCCGGGTAATGAACGCGCTGTACGTAACTTTATGCGTACAGAATTAGAAAAATACTCAGATGAAATGATTCAAGATCATTTAGGTGGTATTTTTGGTGTACGCAAAGCACAGGACGAAAATGCGCCGAAAATTTTAGTAGCGGGTCATATGGATGAAGTGGCATTCATGGTCACATCTATTACGGATAATGGGATGATTCGATTCCAAACACTTGGTGGCTGGTGGAACCAAGTAATGCTAGCTCAGCGTGTAACTGTGTATGCAAAAGAGCGTGAAATTCCAGGTGTCATTGCATCGATTCCACCGCATCTATTAACAGATGCCGAGCGTGCAAAGCCAATGGATATTAAAAATATGTTAATCGATATTGGTGCGGATTCTAAAGAAGATGCGATGAACTTAGGCGTGCGTCCAGGTCAATCCATCATTCCAGTTTGTCCATTTACACCAATGGCAAATCCGAAAAAAATTATGGCAAAAGCTTGGGATAACCGCTATGGCTGTGGTTTAGCAATCGAATTATTAAAAGAATTACATGGCAAAGAGGTAGCGAGCCACATTTATTCGGGCGCAAACGTAATGGAAGAAGTCGGTCTACGTGGTGCAGCCGTTTCTGCGAATATGATTCAACCTGATCTTTTCTTCGCGCTTGATGCGTCACCAGCAAATGACACATCTGGTGACAAGACGCAATTTGGTCAATTAGGGAATGGTCCATTATTACGAATTTTCGACCGTTCGATGGTCACTCACCGCGGGATGAGAGAATTCGTATTAGATACAGCTGAATCCAACAATATACCATATCAATACTTTGTATCTCCAGGTGGTACAGATGCAGGTCGTGTGCATACACAAAATGACGGAATCCCTTCAGCAGTTATCGGCATTTGCTCACGCTATATTCATACATCGGCTTCGATTATTCATGTGGATGACTATGCGGCTGCAAAGGAATTATTAGTCAAATTAATTCAAACTGCAGATCGTTCAACAATCGAATCAATTCGTGCAAACGTGTAA
- a CDS encoding helix-turn-helix transcriptional regulator — MKTRLKELRARHSLNQTELAKRAKVSRQTISLLEREELIPSLLIAVRIAKIFNEPIDEIFIFEEEEL; from the coding sequence ATGAAAACACGATTAAAAGAATTGCGTGCACGCCACTCCCTTAACCAAACCGAACTAGCAAAGCGAGCAAAAGTATCACGTCAAACGATTAGCTTACTCGAACGCGAAGAGCTAATTCCTTCGCTATTAATTGCCGTCAGAATAGCAAAAATTTTTAATGAGCCAATTGATGAGATTTTTATTTTTGAGGAGGAAGAATTGTAA
- a CDS encoding DUF3169 family protein → MKRTIKLFLGGGIIGGFLGFIIVKDAFTLPLYEIAMEMTLIILGIALLLTIGGFVKLAQLKKQSAQQFSGEDEDEQEEILYKLYSDASLASTISLILSIVGACIAVITEQPIIFQALSVPVILLAISLVPLVGNYIKFAYPNRDFPSYNDKKYTKKLFEMSDEGERHIMLQGLYSAFSTTNILLVSSLVLLMFYSVASGESQLFAILIIAIILVVGNTQYFLKVRNR, encoded by the coding sequence ATGAAAAGAACTATAAAGCTATTTTTGGGTGGAGGAATAATTGGCGGATTTCTTGGATTTATCATCGTAAAAGATGCATTTACACTCCCCTTATATGAAATCGCTATGGAAATGACGCTTATTATTTTAGGGATAGCACTTCTTTTAACTATAGGGGGCTTCGTTAAATTAGCCCAATTAAAAAAGCAATCTGCCCAGCAATTTTCTGGTGAAGATGAAGATGAACAAGAAGAAATTTTATATAAATTGTATAGCGATGCTTCACTAGCAAGTACGATTTCATTAATTTTAAGTATCGTAGGGGCATGTATCGCAGTTATTACAGAACAACCGATTATTTTTCAAGCCTTGTCAGTTCCCGTTATTCTTCTTGCAATTTCATTAGTTCCATTAGTAGGTAATTATATTAAATTTGCGTATCCAAATCGTGATTTCCCCTCATATAATGATAAAAAATATACGAAAAAACTGTTCGAAATGTCTGATGAAGGCGAACGTCACATTATGCTGCAAGGGTTATATTCTGCATTCAGTACAACGAACATTTTGCTAGTCAGTTCGTTAGTATTGTTGATGTTTTACTCTGTCGCTTCAGGTGAATCACAGCTTTTTGCCATTCTCATCATTGCCATTATATTGGTAGTTGGAAATACACAATATTTCTTAAAAGTACGTAATCGTTAA
- a CDS encoding YtnP family quorum-quenching lactonase produces MDRLKFHNMTLTWLDGGVTALDGGAMFGVVPKALWSRKYPVNELNQIELPCEPILLQYEGKNYLIDTGVGAGKLNEKQLRNFGVSEESTIEQSLAELDMTPDDIDGILMTHLHFDHAGGLTKWQGEQLVPVFPNADIFVTQTEWDEMRNPNMRSKNTYWKENWEPVQHLVKPYEGQLEVVPGIKMIHTGGHSDGHAIIRLEQNGEVALHMADIMPTHAHQNPLWVLAYDDYPMTSVFAKEKLMKEALENGYRFIFYHDAYYRMIQWDATGKEVTDSLKRSKEALIK; encoded by the coding sequence ATGGATCGTTTAAAATTTCACAACATGACACTAACTTGGTTAGATGGTGGTGTCACAGCACTAGATGGCGGGGCAATGTTTGGGGTAGTGCCAAAAGCACTGTGGTCACGCAAATATCCAGTGAATGAGTTAAACCAAATTGAATTACCTTGTGAGCCAATTTTACTGCAATACGAGGGCAAAAATTATTTAATCGATACTGGCGTAGGTGCAGGTAAGTTAAATGAAAAGCAGCTTCGCAATTTTGGTGTATCAGAGGAATCCACAATCGAACAAAGTCTTGCTGAGCTCGACATGACGCCAGACGATATTGATGGGATTTTAATGACGCATTTACATTTTGATCATGCAGGTGGCTTAACGAAGTGGCAAGGCGAACAGCTTGTGCCAGTATTTCCGAATGCCGATATTTTCGTGACGCAAACGGAATGGGATGAAATGCGCAATCCAAATATGCGTTCAAAAAATACGTATTGGAAAGAAAATTGGGAGCCTGTGCAGCATTTAGTGAAGCCTTATGAGGGCCAGTTAGAAGTTGTACCAGGAATTAAGATGATTCACACAGGTGGGCATAGTGATGGACATGCCATTATTCGCTTAGAGCAAAACGGAGAAGTGGCATTACATATGGCGGATATTATGCCAACACATGCACACCAAAATCCGCTTTGGGTATTAGCGTATGATGACTATCCAATGACAAGTGTCTTTGCGAAAGAAAAATTGATGAAAGAAGCGCTAGAAAATGGCTATCGTTTTATTTTCTATCATGATGCCTATTACCGTATGATTCAATGGGATGCGACGGGTAAGGAAGTAACAGATAGCTTGAAGCGCTCTAAAGAGGCGTTAATTAAGTAA
- the trmB gene encoding tRNA (guanosine(46)-N7)-methyltransferase TrmB encodes MRLKHKPWAAEYIAQHPDVILPNPEDYKGKWQEVFGNNNPVHIEVGTGKGQFVLGMAQQNPDINYIGIELFDSVIVCALEKIEAANKPANLRLLKVNGEDLEKFFAKNDVDRVYLNFSDPWPKVRHAKRRLTHENFLKLYENVLVDNGEIHFKTDNRGLFEYSLMSMNAYGMALNYVSLDLHVNMPEDNVMTEYEEKFSKKGQPIYRLECQFKTK; translated from the coding sequence GTGAGATTAAAGCATAAACCATGGGCGGCAGAATATATCGCACAGCATCCAGATGTGATTTTGCCAAACCCAGAAGATTATAAAGGCAAGTGGCAGGAAGTGTTTGGCAATAACAATCCTGTACACATTGAAGTAGGGACAGGGAAAGGGCAATTCGTATTAGGCATGGCCCAACAAAATCCAGATATTAACTATATCGGAATTGAATTATTTGATAGTGTCATTGTTTGTGCATTAGAAAAAATCGAAGCAGCAAACAAGCCAGCTAATTTACGTCTACTAAAAGTAAATGGGGAAGACTTAGAAAAATTCTTCGCTAAAAATGATGTAGACCGTGTGTATTTAAACTTCTCAGATCCATGGCCAAAAGTGCGTCATGCGAAACGTCGTTTAACACATGAAAACTTCTTGAAGCTTTATGAAAATGTTTTAGTCGATAACGGGGAAATCCATTTCAAAACGGATAACCGTGGTCTTTTTGAATATTCATTAATGAGCATGAACGCTTATGGGATGGCGTTAAACTATGTTTCATTAGACTTACATGTCAACATGCCAGAAGATAACGTCATGACAGAATACGAGGAAAAATTCTCGAAAAAAGGTCAGCCGATTTATCGATTAGAATGTCAATTTAAGACAAAATAA
- a CDS encoding diacylglycerol/lipid kinase family protein gives MRVHFILNPKAGNGRGKKRWLQFDQQLSFPYELHETQYAGHAYLLARDIAKRATNELPNCIVAIGGDGTVHEVLNGAANNENVYIGAIAAGSGNDFSRGYTAFTNARQLEQFVAKLEATTHDYGIAQINGKPKVFVNNFGVGFDAFVAHTANESQLKKKLNKWGIGKLCYPYFVVYSLFTFKPFQLTVKHKKQQQHYQKVWFATVSNQPYFGGGMNLSPKSNTSDGKLEVTVVSNLSKWKLLFLFGSVFFAKHTHFKEVYQFETNEIHFLFSDQILAHADGERQLLNEGENHIVITVSEKVWKLAK, from the coding sequence ATGCGCGTTCATTTTATTTTAAATCCGAAAGCAGGAAATGGACGAGGGAAAAAGCGTTGGTTGCAGTTTGACCAACAGCTATCGTTTCCATATGAACTGCATGAAACACAGTATGCAGGGCACGCATATTTGCTGGCACGAGACATTGCAAAGCGTGCCACAAATGAACTGCCGAACTGTATCGTAGCAATTGGTGGGGATGGAACGGTACATGAAGTGTTAAATGGCGCAGCAAATAATGAAAATGTTTATATTGGCGCAATTGCAGCGGGCTCAGGTAATGATTTTTCTCGAGGCTATACAGCTTTTACGAATGCTAGGCAACTCGAACAGTTTGTTGCCAAATTGGAAGCGACCACGCATGATTATGGCATTGCACAAATTAATGGCAAGCCTAAAGTATTCGTTAATAATTTTGGGGTAGGCTTTGATGCATTTGTAGCGCACACCGCGAACGAATCGCAGCTAAAGAAGAAGCTTAATAAATGGGGGATTGGGAAATTATGCTATCCTTACTTTGTAGTATACTCGTTGTTTACTTTCAAGCCATTTCAATTAACGGTGAAACACAAGAAGCAACAGCAGCACTATCAAAAGGTCTGGTTTGCGACGGTTAGCAATCAGCCATATTTTGGTGGGGGTATGAATTTATCACCGAAATCGAATACATCCGATGGAAAATTAGAAGTGACGGTCGTTTCAAATTTATCAAAGTGGAAATTATTATTCCTTTTTGGTAGTGTATTTTTTGCCAAGCATACGCATTTTAAAGAGGTTTATCAATTTGAGACGAACGAAATCCATTTCCTATTTAGCGACCAGATTCTCGCGCATGCAGATGGTGAAAGACAACTGCTCAATGAGGGCGAAAATCACATCGTCATCACGGTAAGCGAAAAAGTATGGAAATTAGCAAAATAA
- a CDS encoding nuclease-related domain-containing protein, producing MAQLVKLQDYISRYQIDLARYPTQFIRLKQNQWQRVKHQWQTGEVIEQWEHMDEDALQQEEKGRTLFQKIFSFSKKEKELEQENENIENIAISNEWVVEEQIPEEDTTLFFEPNIIYAPNTLEELKKMFIDQFFHFQMKWASSTLREKSYVDPKYMRDTLLRAMLQTLPDNYLIFYYPIIRIKKAPIELDIIILTPTECLCITVLEQEEQAVYIANSERFWVKKVGKNDKKVLSPLIQLNRMEKLLEQMFVQSGIEVPIKKILLTRNGYIDYPGTMYGTQFVDKRKFPEWMEQLKHSVSPMKHMQIRAAQSILSNVQTTSFHRDIWNTESTENKDG from the coding sequence ATGGCTCAATTAGTTAAACTTCAAGATTATATTTCACGCTATCAAATAGATTTAGCGCGTTATCCGACACAGTTTATTCGCTTAAAACAAAATCAATGGCAACGTGTGAAGCATCAATGGCAGACAGGTGAAGTAATCGAGCAATGGGAGCATATGGATGAAGATGCCCTCCAACAGGAAGAGAAGGGGCGAACATTATTCCAAAAAATCTTTTCGTTTAGTAAAAAAGAAAAAGAACTCGAACAAGAAAATGAAAATATCGAAAATATAGCGATTTCGAATGAGTGGGTAGTGGAGGAGCAAATTCCAGAAGAGGATACCACATTATTCTTTGAACCGAATATTATTTATGCACCGAATACATTAGAAGAATTAAAGAAAATGTTTATCGATCAATTTTTCCATTTTCAAATGAAATGGGCGAGCTCAACGCTACGAGAAAAATCCTATGTGGATCCCAAGTATATGCGTGACACATTGCTTCGAGCGATGCTACAAACTTTACCTGATAATTATTTGATTTTTTACTACCCGATCATTCGCATAAAAAAGGCACCCATTGAACTCGATATTATTATTTTAACGCCTACAGAATGCCTGTGCATTACAGTATTGGAGCAGGAAGAACAGGCGGTGTATATTGCAAATAGTGAACGTTTTTGGGTAAAGAAGGTTGGCAAAAACGACAAGAAGGTATTGAGCCCGTTAATTCAATTAAATCGTATGGAAAAGCTGCTAGAGCAAATGTTTGTTCAAAGTGGGATAGAAGTACCTATTAAGAAAATATTATTAACACGTAATGGCTATATCGATTATCCAGGTACAATGTATGGTACGCAATTTGTAGATAAGCGAAAGTTCCCAGAGTGGATGGAGCAGCTAAAGCACTCGGTTTCACCAATGAAGCATATGCAAATCCGCGCCGCACAATCGATTTTAAGCAATGTCCAAACGACTTCCTTCCACCGAGATATTTGGAATACAGAAAGTACGGAAAATAAAGACGGCTAA